The following coding sequences are from one Rutidosis leptorrhynchoides isolate AG116_Rl617_1_P2 chromosome 11, CSIRO_AGI_Rlap_v1, whole genome shotgun sequence window:
- the LOC139877479 gene encoding ras-related protein RABE1c-like, with translation MAAQPVRARADYDYLIKLLLIGDSGVGKSCLLLRFSDGSFTTSFITTIGIDFKIRTIELDGKRIKLQIWDTAGQERFRTITTAYYRGAMGILLVYDVTDESSFNNIRNWIRNIEQHASDNVNKILVGNKADMDESKRAVPTSKGQALADEYGIKFFETSAKTNLNVEQVFFSIAKDIKQRLSDTDSKAEPTTIKINQADGGGGSGQAAQKSACCG, from the exons ATGGCTGCTCAACCGGTTAGGGCACGAGCAGATTATGATTACCTGATTAAGCTCCTTTTGATCGGAGATAGTG GTGTGGGCAAAAGTTGCCTTCTTTTGCGTTTTTCTGATGGCTCTTTCACCACTAGTTTTATCACTACCATTGG TATTGATTTTAAGATAAGAACCATAGAGCTCGATGGCAAACGGATCAAACTTCAAATTTGGGACACAGCTGGTCAGGAACGGTTCAGGACAATTACAActg CTTACTACAGAGGAGCTATGGGTATTTTATTGGTGTACGATGTTACAGATGAGTCATCTTTCAATA ACATAAGAAACTGGATTCGTAACATCGAGCAACATGCCTCAGATAATGTTAACAAGATTTTAGTTGGAAACAAGGCTGATATGGATGAAAGCAAAAGG GCTGTACCTACTTCTAAGGGTCAAGCACTTGCTGACGAGTACGGCATTAAGTTCTTTGAAACT AGTGCTAAAACAAATTTAAACGTGGAACAAGTTTTCTTTTCAATCGCAAAGGATATCAAGCAAAGGCTTTCAGACACCGACTCCAAGGCCGAG CCAACGACGATTAAGATTAATCAAGCAGACGGGGGAGGTGGGAGTGGTCAAGCTGCCCAAAAATCAGCTTGCTGTGGTTAG
- the LOC139874427 gene encoding putative F-box protein At1g46984: protein MTDFKEYQKKEWKSLIDSSEFISDFIKRQPQRKRFLLTVAYVDDEPERGENCWIVDDDDGDDSFPQNRISLTYPRSVNPLLYQYGDDDIKLKFVGSSHGLICFTSSLSLCGEADGLDQYVIWNPCIRKSVSIVGDYYKDKVFVGFGVCTNSFDPKICRGMEKSPLTNSEWFDIDLTYHPPLVSNGFIYWCAYVTKIFGADRFTSMIVSFDLATEKFTKIPVPDKLSQRGFRLFKLRGSLGAIQVRESMDSNEEFHEVWLTDDVSKLLTKVFTITLPKNSKVVGFRDNGQVIINKDEKHVVYLQEGGVEGFEHRPELVAYDPDLKQIKDLGLHEMSRCGNVCVVLALHNLLLCVRFNRLFLGHKY from the exons ATGACGGATTTTAAGGAG TATCAAAAGAAAGAATGGAAGTCTTTGATTGATAGCTCTGAATTTATTTCCGATTTCATTAAGCGCCAACCTCAACGAAAACGTTTTCTATTAACTGTTGCCTATGTGGATGATGAACCTGAAAGAGGTGAGAATTGTTGgatagttgatgatgatgatggtgatgatagttTCCCTCAAAACAGAATTTCCTTGACGTATCCTCGGTCCGTTAACCCACTTCTATATCAATATGGAGATGATGATATAAAGTTAAAGTTTGTTGGTAGCTCCCATGGCTTGATTTGCTTTACTAGTAGTTTGTCTTTATGTGGAGAAGCTGATGGTCTTGATCAATACGTTATTTGGAATCCTTGTATAAGAAAATCAGTATCAATTGTTGGTGATTATTATAAGGATAAAGTTTTTGTTGGTTTTGGTGTTTGTACCAACTCTTTTGACCCTAAGATT TGCAGGGGTATGGAGAAAAGTCCGTTAACCAATAGTGAATGGTTCGATATCGATCTTACTTATCATCCTCCACTTGTTTCAAACGGGTTTATTTACTGGTGTGCCTACGTAACTAAAATTTTTGGTGCTGATCGCTTTACTAGTATGATTGTATCGTTTGATTTGGCAACTGAAAAATTCACAAAAATACCCGTTCCTGATAAGTTATCCCAACGTGGTTTCCGTTTATTTAAGCTAAGAGGTTCTCTTGGTGCGATTCAAGTTAGAGAAAGTATGGACTCAAATGAAGAATTTCACGAGGTGTGGTTGACAGACGATGTTTCGAAATTGCTTACCAAGGTTTTCACAATTACGTTACCAAAGAATTCGAAAGTTGTGGGATTCAGGGATAATGGCCAAGTTATAATCAATAAGGATGAAAAGCATGTTGTATATTTACAAGAGGGTGGTGTAGAAGGATTTGAACATAGACCGGAGCTTGTAGCTTATGATCCCGACTTGAAACAGATCAAAGATCTTGGACTTCATGAGATGAG CCGTTGTGGTAATGTATGTGTTGTTTTGGCTTTGCATAATCTGTTACTATGTGTTCGTTTTAATCGCCTTTTTTTGGGACACAAATATTGA